The stretch of DNA CCGTGCGGGTGAGCGAGACGGCGACAGTGGTGGTCGGCGGCGCCGCTTGCGCGGTGACCGTCGACGGGCGGCCCGTGCCGTGGGGCGCCCCCGTCCGCGTGCCCGCGGGTTCCGTGCTCGATGTGGGCCCCGCCGCTTCCGGTGTCCGCGCGTACGTGGCCCTGGGAGGCGGGGTGACCGTGGAGCGGGTACTCGGGAGCAGGTCGACGGATCTCCTGTCGGGGCTCGGCCCCGCGCCCCTCGCCGACGGGGCGGTGCTGCCGCTGGGGCCCGAGCCGTCCGATCGCCCGCGGGTGGACGTGGCGCCGCAGCCGGGGGCGCCCCGAGAGCTGGTCCTGCGGACGCGGCTCGGCCCGCGCGCGGACCGGTTCACCGAGGCGGCGCCGCGCACGCTGGCGACGGGCGCGTACCGGGTGTCGGCCGCGTCGAACCGTATCGGGCTGCGGACCGAGGGCCCCGCGCTCGCCCATGCCTCGACGGCCGAGCTGCCGAGCGAGGGCATGGTGCTCGGGGCGGTTCAGGTCCCTCCTGACGGACTGCCCGTGGTCTTCCTGGCCGACCATCCGACGACCGGCGGCTATCCGGTGATCGGCGTCGTACACGAGGCGGACCTCGCCGCCGCGGCCCAGGCGCCGCCCGGTACCCCGCTGCGGTTCGCCCCCTGGAAGGAACGCGGCGGTGCGCGACGGGGCTGAGGCGGCCCCCGTCGGACGGCTCCGCACGCGCGGGGTCCCGAGGCAGACCCCGCCCGCACCGAACACGCCCGGAAGCGGAACCGTCCCCGTCGAGCGCGACCGCAGGTACCTGAGGCAGGGCCTGGCCGACCGTGCCCGACGCGCCCGAAGTCGGGACCTGGCCGTACCCAGCGCCCGGGTCGAGACCTGACTCTGCCCAGCGGCCCGGGGCGGGGCCCGACCATCCCAGCAGCCGAGGCGGGACCCGGCCGTACCCAGCGCCCCACAGCGGAACCGTCCCCGTCGAGCGCGACCGCAGGTACCTGAGGCAGGGCCTGGCCGACCGTGCCCGACGCGCCCGAAGTCGGGACCTGGCCGTACCCAGCGCCCGGGTCGAGACCTGACTCTGCCCAGCGGCCCGGGGCGGGGCCCGACCATCCCAGCGGCCGAGGCGGGACCCGACCATCCCAGCGGCCGAGGCGGGACCCGGCCGTACCCAGCGCCCCACAGCGGAACCGTCCCCGTCGAGCGCGACCGCAGGTACCTGAGGCAGGGCCTGGCCGACCGTGCCCGACGCGCCCGAAGTCGGGACCTGGCCGTACCCAGCGCCCGAAGTCGGAACCTGGCCGTGCCCAGCGCCCGGGTCGAGACCTGACTCTGCCCAGCGGCCCGGGGCGGGGCCCGACCATCCCAGCAGCCGAGGCGGGACCCGGCCGTACCCAGCGCCCCACAGCGGCACCCGGCCGCCCCAGCCGACCCGAGGTGGGACGTCCTGGCCGTCGCGGAGGCCTTGACCGTCGCGGAGGCCTTGGCCGTCACATCGCCCCGGCTCCGGGCGTTCCACAGCGCGACCTCGGCCCGCAGCCGCTCTGTGGGTTCCACCGGACGGACACGTCCGGGCTCCGCTTC from Streptomyces tsukubensis encodes:
- a CDS encoding 5-oxoprolinase subunit C family protein — encoded protein: MTGRALVVVRAGALTTVQDEGRPGHAHLGVPRSGALDLPAARLVNRLAGNAPDAAVLETTLNGCAVRVSETATVVVGGAACAVTVDGRPVPWGAPVRVPAGSVLDVGPAASGVRAYVALGGGVTVERVLGSRSTDLLSGLGPAPLADGAVLPLGPEPSDRPRVDVAPQPGAPRELVLRTRLGPRADRFTEAAPRTLATGAYRVSAASNRIGLRTEGPALAHASTAELPSEGMVLGAVQVPPDGLPVVFLADHPTTGGYPVIGVVHEADLAAAAQAPPGTPLRFAPWKERGGARRG